A single genomic interval of Syntrophobotulus glycolicus DSM 8271 harbors:
- a CDS encoding L7Ae/L30e/S12e/Gadd45 family ribosomal protein → MLDESLKKENNRVVGIKQTKRALEKGGVSYVYVARDADAGLLQPIVELCRIKGLEVKEVQTMSELGKICGIAVGAAVAAVQEK, encoded by the coding sequence ATGCTTGACGAATCTTTGAAAAAGGAAAACAACAGAGTTGTTGGAATCAAACAGACTAAACGTGCTTTAGAAAAGGGCGGTGTCAGTTATGTTTACGTTGCGAGAGACGCTGATGCCGGTCTTCTTCAGCCAATAGTTGAACTCTGCAGGATCAAAGGACTGGAAGTCAAAGAAGTACAGACAATGTCCGAACTTGGGAAAATATGCGGAATAGCTGTTGGTGCCGCGGTTGCAGCGGTGCAAGAAAAATAG
- the rpsL gene encoding 30S ribosomal protein S12, with amino-acid sequence MPTISQLVRKGREVMTTKSTAPALQWGYNSLKRRQFPSGGSPQKRGVCTRVYTTTPKKPNSALRKVARVRLTNGVEITTYIPGIGHNLQEHSVVLVRGGRVKDLPGVRYHIVRGALDTTGVQNRSQSRSKYGSKRPKK; translated from the coding sequence ATGCCGACAATTAGCCAGCTTGTTCGTAAAGGCAGAGAAGTGATGACAACAAAATCCACTGCGCCTGCATTACAGTGGGGGTATAATTCTCTGAAACGCAGACAGTTTCCTTCAGGTGGTTCTCCACAAAAGAGAGGGGTTTGCACAAGGGTTTATACAACAACACCGAAGAAACCGAATTCCGCTCTCAGAAAAGTAGCTCGTGTTCGCCTGACCAATGGAGTTGAGATTACAACGTATATTCCGGGTATCGGCCACAATCTACAGGAGCACTCCGTTGTTCTGGTTCGCGGAGGCCGTGTTAAGGACCTTCCTGGGGTACGTTACCATATTGTTCGTGGCGCACTTGATACAACAGGTGTTCAGAACAGAAGCCAAAGCCGTTCCAAGTACGGTTCTAAAAGACCTAAAAAATAA
- the rpsG gene encoding 30S ribosomal protein S7: MPRKGYIAKREILPDPIYKNKIVTKFINQIMLSGKKGTAEAICYGAFNLIQEKTGKDAIETFEAALKNVMPVLEVKARRVGGANYQVPIEVRNDRKQTLALRWLVEYARKRGEKTMEEKVAGELMDAANGVGGAYKKKEDTHKMAEANRAFAHYRW, from the coding sequence TTGCCACGTAAAGGATATATAGCTAAAAGAGAAATATTACCAGATCCTATATATAAGAACAAGATTGTAACCAAATTTATTAATCAGATTATGCTGAGCGGTAAAAAAGGAACAGCCGAAGCAATTTGCTACGGGGCGTTTAATCTGATTCAGGAAAAGACAGGCAAAGATGCAATTGAGACATTTGAAGCGGCGCTGAAAAATGTTATGCCTGTACTCGAAGTAAAAGCGCGCAGGGTTGGCGGGGCCAACTATCAGGTTCCGATTGAAGTCAGAAATGACCGCAAACAGACACTTGCTCTTCGCTGGTTGGTTGAATATGCTCGTAAAAGAGGAGAAAAAACCATGGAAGAGAAAGTTGCGGGCGAGTTAATGGATGCGGCCAACGGAGTTGGCGGAGCATACAAGAAAAAAGAAGATACCCATAAAATGGCTGAAGCAAATAGGGCTTTTGCTCATTATCGCTGGTAA
- the fusA gene encoding elongation factor G produces MARQVPLEKTRNIGIMAHIDAGKTTTTERILFYTGRVHKIGEVHDGAATMDWMVQEQERGITITSAATTCQWKGHNVNIIDTPGHVDFTVEVERSLRVLDGAVAVFCSVGGVEPQSETVWRQADKYGVPRIAYFNKMDRVGADFFRGLNMIIERLDANPVPIQIPIGTEDKFKGIVDLVTMQAMIYTDDLGTTSETTDIPEDILPIAQEYREKLLEAISEVDEDLMMKYLEGEEISESEVKAALRKGTIGLNFIPALCGSSFKNKGVQPLLDAVVEYMPSPVDVPPIHGVNPDTHEEDERKSDDNVPFSALAFKIMSDPYVGKLTFFRVYSGVLTAGSYIMNSTKGKRERIGRILRMHANHREDVEEVRAGDIAAAVGIKEVSTGDTLCDEKNQIILEAMVFPEPVIHISIEPKTKADQEKLGGSLAKLAEEDPTFKMRTDEETGQTIISGMGELHLEIIVDRLLREFKVNCNVGRPQVAYKETIRKTVKSEGKFVRQSGGRGQYGHCWIELEPLEPGSGFVFESKVVGGAIPKEYISPIEAGIKEALQNGIVAGYQVLDIKATVYDGSYHDVDSSEMAFKIAGSMAFKAGAAKASPVILEPMMKVEVTVPEEYMGDVIGDLNSRRGRIEGMEARSGAQIIRGFVPLSEMFGYATELRSRTQGRGVYVMQFDHYEEVPKNIAEGIIAKRQGN; encoded by the coding sequence GTGGCAAGGCAAGTTCCTTTGGAAAAAACTCGTAATATCGGTATTATGGCGCACATTGATGCCGGTAAAACGACAACCACAGAACGTATTTTGTTTTATACCGGTCGTGTGCATAAAATTGGTGAAGTGCATGATGGCGCAGCGACCATGGACTGGATGGTTCAGGAGCAGGAACGTGGGATCACAATTACTTCTGCTGCGACCACCTGTCAATGGAAGGGCCATAATGTTAACATCATTGACACACCCGGACACGTTGACTTTACCGTCGAAGTTGAGCGCTCCTTGCGCGTACTCGACGGAGCAGTTGCTGTATTTTGTTCTGTAGGCGGAGTTGAACCACAGTCAGAAACTGTATGGCGGCAAGCGGACAAATACGGTGTACCCCGTATCGCCTATTTTAACAAAATGGATAGAGTAGGCGCTGATTTCTTTCGCGGTTTAAATATGATTATCGAACGTTTGGATGCCAATCCGGTTCCTATTCAGATCCCGATCGGAACTGAAGATAAATTTAAAGGAATTGTTGATTTGGTAACCATGCAGGCTATGATTTACACCGATGATTTAGGCACAACCAGTGAAACAACAGATATCCCGGAAGATATCCTTCCTATTGCCCAAGAATACCGTGAGAAACTGTTAGAGGCTATTTCTGAAGTGGATGAAGACCTGATGATGAAATATCTCGAAGGTGAAGAAATTTCTGAATCAGAAGTTAAAGCTGCCTTACGTAAAGGAACAATTGGATTGAATTTTATTCCGGCTTTATGCGGATCTTCTTTCAAGAATAAAGGCGTTCAGCCTTTATTGGATGCAGTTGTGGAATATATGCCTTCTCCTGTTGACGTTCCTCCAATTCATGGGGTAAACCCGGATACCCATGAGGAAGATGAAAGAAAATCTGATGACAACGTTCCATTCTCAGCTCTGGCATTTAAAATTATGTCCGATCCTTATGTTGGTAAGTTAACATTCTTCAGAGTATATTCCGGAGTTCTGACAGCAGGGTCCTATATCATGAATTCTACCAAAGGCAAAAGAGAGAGAATCGGTCGGATTCTCCGTATGCATGCCAATCATCGTGAAGATGTAGAAGAAGTCAGGGCGGGAGATATTGCAGCAGCTGTTGGTATTAAGGAAGTCAGCACAGGGGATACCCTCTGTGATGAAAAGAACCAAATTATCCTTGAGGCCATGGTATTCCCAGAGCCGGTTATTCATATTTCAATTGAACCGAAAACCAAAGCAGACCAGGAAAAGTTGGGGGGATCATTGGCTAAACTCGCTGAAGAGGATCCAACCTTCAAAATGCGTACGGACGAAGAGACGGGCCAGACGATCATCTCGGGCATGGGGGAACTTCATCTGGAGATTATTGTCGATAGACTCCTGAGAGAGTTCAAAGTAAATTGCAATGTCGGACGTCCTCAAGTTGCTTATAAAGAAACAATCCGTAAAACTGTTAAATCTGAAGGCAAATTTGTACGTCAATCTGGCGGACGCGGACAATATGGTCACTGCTGGATTGAACTTGAGCCTCTGGAACCGGGTTCGGGTTTTGTCTTTGAAAGTAAAGTTGTTGGCGGAGCTATTCCTAAAGAATATATTTCACCAATTGAGGCAGGAATTAAGGAAGCGCTGCAAAATGGTATTGTTGCAGGCTATCAAGTTCTTGATATCAAGGCTACAGTATATGATGGCTCATACCATGATGTTGACTCATCTGAAATGGCATTTAAAATTGCCGGCTCTATGGCTTTCAAAGCCGGTGCTGCTAAAGCAAGTCCTGTAATACTAGAACCGATGATGAAAGTGGAAGTTACTGTTCCGGAAGAATATATGGGAGATGTAATTGGCGACTTGAACTCAAGACGTGGTCGTATTGAAGGCATGGAAGCCCGTTCAGGAGCCCAAATTATTCGCGGATTTGTGCCACTTTCAGAAATGTTCGGTTATGCGACAGAACTTCGTTCTCGTACTCAAGGTAGAGGCGTTTATGTTATGCAGTTCGATCATTATGAGGAAGTACCCAAAAACATTGCCGAAGGCATTATAGCCAAAAGGCAAGGTAACTAA
- the tuf gene encoding elongation factor Tu, translating into MAKQKYERTKPHVNVGTIGHVDHGKTTTTAAITYVLSKAGGAVATAFDQIDKAPEERERGITISTAHVEYETANRHYAHVDCPGHADYVKNMITGAAQMDGAILVVSAADGPMPQTREHILLARQVGVPYIVVWMNKVDMVDDPELLELVEMEVRELLSEYEFPGDDIPVVQGSGLKALECGCGQKDCEWCGKIWNLMEAVDSYIPNPERAIDKPFLMPVEDVFTITGRGTVATGRVERGVLKVGDEIEIVGMTEKPRKSVCTGVEMFRKLLDQAQAGDNIGALLRGVERKDIERGMVLAKPGSIKPHTKFTGEIYVLSKEEGGRHTPFFNNYRPQFYFRTTDVTGVIQLPEGVEMVMPGDRITISCELITPIAMEEGLRFAIREGGRTVGAGVVAKVLD; encoded by the coding sequence ATGGCAAAACAAAAGTATGAACGTACAAAACCACACGTTAACGTAGGAACTATCGGTCACGTTGACCATGGTAAAACAACGACTACAGCTGCAATCACTTATGTTCTTTCCAAAGCAGGTGGTGCAGTAGCTACAGCTTTCGATCAGATCGACAAAGCTCCGGAAGAACGTGAACGTGGTATCACAATTTCTACCGCACACGTTGAATATGAAACAGCAAATCGTCACTATGCGCACGTCGACTGCCCGGGACATGCTGACTATGTTAAAAACATGATCACAGGTGCAGCTCAAATGGATGGTGCAATCCTGGTTGTTTCAGCTGCAGACGGTCCTATGCCTCAGACCCGTGAGCACATTCTGCTCGCTCGTCAGGTAGGTGTTCCTTATATCGTAGTTTGGATGAACAAAGTTGATATGGTAGATGATCCTGAACTTCTCGAACTTGTTGAAATGGAAGTTCGTGAACTCTTAAGTGAATACGAATTCCCTGGTGATGACATTCCTGTAGTACAGGGATCAGGCCTGAAAGCTCTTGAATGTGGCTGTGGACAAAAAGACTGCGAATGGTGCGGAAAGATCTGGAACCTGATGGAGGCCGTTGACAGCTATATTCCAAATCCGGAACGTGCGATTGACAAACCTTTCTTGATGCCTGTGGAAGATGTATTCACAATCACAGGCCGTGGTACGGTTGCTACCGGCCGTGTAGAACGTGGAGTGCTCAAAGTCGGTGATGAAATTGAAATTGTTGGGATGACAGAAAAGCCTCGCAAGAGTGTTTGCACCGGTGTTGAAATGTTCCGCAAACTGTTAGACCAGGCTCAGGCCGGAGACAATATCGGAGCACTTCTCCGTGGTGTGGAACGTAAAGATATCGAACGCGGAATGGTTCTGGCTAAACCGGGAAGCATTAAACCACATACCAAATTCACGGGTGAAATTTACGTTTTGAGTAAAGAAGAAGGTGGTCGCCATACCCCATTCTTCAATAACTACCGTCCTCAGTTCTACTTCCGTACAACAGACGTTACCGGTGTAATCCAGTTGCCGGAAGGTGTCGAAATGGTTATGCCTGGCGACAGAATTACAATTTCCTGCGAACTGATTACCCCAATTGCGATGGAAGAAGGACTCCGTTTTGCTATCCGTGAAGGCGGACGTACCGTTGGCGCGGGAGTAGTTGCTAAAGTTCTTGATTAG
- the rpsJ gene encoding 30S ribosomal protein S10: protein MNQKIRIRLKAFDHKTLDQSAERIVETAKRTGASVSGPIPLPTEKSVYTILRSPHVNKDSREQFEMRTHKRLIDIIDPTSKTVDALMRLDLPSGVDIEIKL from the coding sequence ATGAACCAGAAAATCAGAATCCGTCTCAAGGCATTTGACCACAAAACACTTGACCAATCCGCAGAAAGAATTGTTGAGACCGCAAAGAGAACCGGTGCCAGTGTCAGCGGACCGATTCCTCTTCCCACAGAGAAGAGTGTATATACCATACTTCGCTCTCCTCATGTCAACAAAGATTCTCGCGAACAGTTTGAAATGAGGACGCATAAACGTCTGATCGATATTATTGATCCGACTTCCAAAACTGTGGATGCCCTGATGAGACTTGATCTCCCTTCAGGTGTGGATATTGAAATAAAGTTATAA
- the rplC gene encoding 50S ribosomal protein L3 — protein sequence MSKGILGKKIGMTQIFLEDGKLIPVTVVEAGPCYVLQKKTQASDGYNAIQVGFSEIRERLVNKPKLGHFKKVDVKPSRFIREFRTDDVESFEIGQTINADVFSTGDKIDVVGTSRGKGFAGMHKRHGGRRGPMGHGSKYHHRTGSMGAKGPARVFKGRELPGRLGGERVTVQNLEIVRVDADKNLILIKGCVPGAKKSLLILKKTSKNG from the coding sequence GTGTCTAAAGGAATTTTGGGAAAGAAAATTGGAATGACCCAAATCTTTCTCGAAGACGGCAAACTTATTCCCGTGACAGTAGTGGAAGCGGGCCCTTGCTATGTTCTTCAGAAAAAAACTCAGGCTTCAGACGGTTATAACGCTATCCAAGTCGGGTTTAGTGAGATCAGAGAGAGACTGGTCAATAAACCTAAACTGGGTCATTTTAAAAAGGTAGATGTTAAACCGTCGCGTTTCATCAGAGAATTCAGAACAGATGATGTCGAATCATTCGAAATTGGTCAGACAATCAATGCGGATGTATTCAGCACCGGTGACAAGATCGATGTTGTCGGAACTTCCAGAGGTAAGGGCTTTGCCGGTATGCATAAACGTCACGGCGGCCGCCGCGGTCCAATGGGACACGGATCAAAATACCATCACAGAACAGGTTCAATGGGTGCGAAAGGCCCGGCCCGTGTTTTTAAAGGAAGAGAATTACCCGGACGTCTGGGTGGTGAACGGGTAACTGTTCAAAATCTGGAGATCGTCAGGGTTGATGCTGATAAAAATCTCATCCTGATTAAAGGATGTGTACCTGGTGCTAAAAAAAGTTTGCTCATTCTAAAGAAGACAAGTAAAAACGGATAA
- the rplD gene encoding 50S ribosomal protein L4 — translation MPKVQVVNMQGSPVGEIELNERIFGVTPNIGVMHSVVVAQMANARVGTHSTLGRSEVRGGGRKPWRQKGTGRARAGTIRSPLWRGGGIVFGPKPRDYSKKVPKKVKRLALCSALSSKVNESNLIVVDDLKFDAPKTKDMVKFLEAIKVDRKALVVTEGSDKNVQLSARNIQGVKTASAESINVVDLLKHDVLVISKQAVIKAEEVYGNA, via the coding sequence ATGCCAAAAGTACAAGTAGTGAACATGCAGGGTTCTCCGGTTGGAGAAATAGAACTTAACGAACGAATATTTGGTGTAACACCGAATATCGGTGTTATGCATTCGGTAGTTGTAGCGCAGATGGCGAATGCCAGAGTAGGAACGCATTCTACTCTGGGACGCAGTGAAGTCAGAGGCGGCGGACGCAAACCATGGCGTCAAAAAGGGACCGGCCGGGCGAGAGCAGGTACGATCCGTTCTCCTCTCTGGAGAGGCGGCGGTATCGTATTTGGGCCAAAACCAAGGGATTACAGCAAAAAAGTTCCCAAGAAAGTAAAGCGTCTTGCCCTCTGCTCAGCTCTTTCCAGCAAGGTCAATGAAAGTAATCTGATTGTCGTTGATGATCTGAAATTTGATGCACCAAAAACAAAAGATATGGTGAAATTCCTGGAAGCGATAAAGGTGGACAGAAAAGCCTTGGTCGTAACAGAAGGCAGTGACAAGAATGTTCAGCTTTCAGCCCGTAACATTCAGGGGGTCAAAACAGCGAGTGCGGAAAGCATTAATGTTGTGGATCTTTTAAAACATGATGTGCTGGTTATTTCTAAACAGGCTGTAATCAAAGCGGAGGAGGTGTATGGAAATGCGTGA
- the rplW gene encoding 50S ribosomal protein L23 translates to MRDARDVLIYPTISEKSVGMIEQNKYTFWVNPAANKIEIKAAVEKMFKVQVEEVTTMTVKGKEKRVGRYLGRTSNRKKAIVTLKEGNKIEGFAGL, encoded by the coding sequence ATGCGTGACGCGAGAGATGTCCTGATCTATCCTACTATCTCTGAAAAGTCGGTAGGGATGATTGAACAAAACAAATACACCTTCTGGGTAAATCCTGCAGCCAATAAGATTGAAATTAAAGCGGCAGTCGAAAAAATGTTTAAAGTCCAGGTTGAAGAAGTCACGACCATGACAGTGAAGGGCAAAGAAAAGAGAGTCGGTCGTTATCTTGGCCGCACTTCCAATCGTAAAAAAGCCATTGTCACCCTTAAAGAGGGAAATAAAATTGAAGGATTTGCTGGTTTGTAA
- the rplB gene encoding 50S ribosomal protein L2 — MPTRSFKPTSPGRRQMTVLTFEEITRIEPERSLLVPLRKKGGRNNLGRLTVRHKGGGHKRMYRIIDFKRNKEGIPARVASVEYDPNRSANIALLNYADGSKAYIIAPLGLKVGQEIINGADADIKVGNTLPLKNIPVGTLVHNIELKKGKGGQLVRSAGGSAQLMAKEGKYATLRLPSGEMRMIHIECRATIGQVGNLDYENVSIGKAGRSRWLGIRPTVRGAVMNPVDHPHGGGEGRNPIGRNPVTPWGKPALGAKTRKKKSLSEKFIVKHRDK, encoded by the coding sequence ATGCCAACTAGATCATTTAAGCCGACATCACCGGGGCGCAGACAGATGACGGTTTTGACTTTTGAAGAAATAACAAGAATTGAGCCCGAGCGTTCATTGCTGGTTCCCCTGCGTAAAAAAGGCGGCAGAAATAATCTGGGACGCTTGACGGTCCGCCATAAAGGCGGCGGGCACAAAAGAATGTACCGTATCATTGATTTCAAGAGAAACAAGGAAGGTATTCCGGCCAGAGTGGCCAGTGTGGAATACGATCCTAACCGCTCAGCAAATATTGCGCTTCTCAATTATGCCGATGGCAGCAAAGCGTACATTATTGCTCCTCTCGGACTTAAAGTCGGACAGGAGATCATTAACGGAGCGGATGCTGATATAAAGGTAGGAAACACCCTTCCACTCAAAAATATCCCGGTTGGTACACTGGTGCATAACATTGAGCTGAAAAAAGGCAAAGGCGGACAACTGGTGCGTTCAGCAGGGGGTTCTGCTCAGCTTATGGCTAAGGAAGGTAAATATGCGACGCTCAGGCTTCCTTCCGGTGAAATGAGGATGATCCATATCGAATGCCGGGCGACTATTGGCCAGGTAGGAAATCTGGATTATGAAAATGTTTCTATCGGTAAAGCGGGAAGAAGCCGTTGGCTGGGTATCCGCCCGACGGTCCGCGGTGCGGTTATGAATCCGGTAGACCATCCCCACGGCGGTGGTGAAGGCCGTAACCCAATCGGCCGCAATCCGGTTACCCCTTGGGGCAAACCGGCACTGGGAGCTAAGACCCGCAAGAAGAAAAGTCTCAGTGAGAAGTTTATTGTTAAACACAGAGATAAGTAG
- the rpsS gene encoding 30S ribosomal protein S19: MSRSLKKGPFVEARLLKRVEDMNQAGEKKVLKTWSRRSTIFPQMIGHTIAVHNGRKHVPVYVTEDMVGHKLGEFAPTRTYKGHAGSEKSSGLR; this comes from the coding sequence ATGAGCAGATCTCTGAAAAAAGGACCTTTTGTTGAGGCCCGCCTTTTGAAAAGGGTAGAAGATATGAACCAGGCAGGGGAAAAAAAGGTATTGAAAACTTGGTCGAGAAGATCAACAATATTTCCCCAAATGATAGGTCATACGATAGCAGTCCATAATGGACGCAAGCATGTTCCGGTATATGTAACAGAAGATATGGTTGGGCACAAGCTCGGTGAGTTTGCACCGACCAGAACTTATAAAGGTCATGCCGGCAGCGAAAAGTCCAGTGGACTTAGATAA
- the rplV gene encoding 50S ribosomal protein L22, translating to MEAKAIAKHVRISPRKVRLVVDLIRGKKVEEALAILRFTPKGSTEPVSKVLRSAVANAEHNLELSADDLYVTKIFVDQGPTMKRIMPRAMGRADRIRKRSSHITVVVGDKKED from the coding sequence ATGGAAGCTAAGGCAATTGCAAAACATGTCCGTATCTCTCCTCGCAAGGTCCGCCTGGTTGTTGACTTGATCCGCGGAAAAAAAGTTGAGGAGGCACTGGCTATCTTGCGTTTTACGCCAAAAGGTTCCACCGAACCTGTGAGTAAAGTTCTGCGGTCGGCAGTAGCCAATGCAGAACACAATTTAGAATTGAGTGCCGATGATCTGTATGTCACCAAAATTTTTGTCGATCAGGGACCAACCATGAAGCGCATAATGCCTCGTGCTATGGGAAGAGCAGACAGGATTCGGAAAAGAAGCAGTCATATCACAGTAGTAGTCGGGGATAAGAAGGAGGACTAA
- the rpsC gene encoding 30S ribosomal protein S3: MGQKVNPNGLRIGVIRSWEGRWYADKNYGDLLHEDLQIRKFVVQKLQQAGVPKVEIERAANRVKVSIHAAKPGIVIGRGGTEVENLRRDLEKLTGGKQVAVNIVEIKKPELDAKLVAESVAQQLKKRVSFRRAMKQTVGRTIRAGGQGIKISCSGRLGGAEIARTEWYNEGKVPLHTLRADIDYGFAEADTTYGKIGVKVWIYKGEVLPTKKAAQEEGGK; the protein is encoded by the coding sequence GTGGGTCAAAAAGTTAATCCAAATGGTCTTCGTATCGGAGTTATCCGTTCATGGGAAGGCCGCTGGTATGCTGATAAGAACTACGGTGATCTCCTCCACGAGGACCTTCAGATTCGTAAATTCGTCGTGCAGAAACTTCAACAGGCTGGAGTTCCCAAGGTTGAGATTGAAAGAGCAGCCAACAGGGTCAAAGTATCCATTCATGCGGCTAAACCCGGTATTGTTATTGGGCGCGGCGGCACGGAAGTTGAGAATCTGCGCAGGGATTTAGAAAAACTGACCGGTGGAAAACAGGTTGCCGTAAACATTGTAGAAATCAAGAAACCTGAACTGGATGCCAAATTGGTTGCAGAAAGCGTGGCTCAACAACTGAAAAAAAGAGTATCTTTCCGTAGGGCAATGAAGCAGACAGTCGGACGCACCATCCGTGCAGGCGGCCAAGGGATCAAAATCTCATGTAGCGGACGTCTTGGTGGAGCGGAAATCGCTCGTACCGAATGGTATAACGAAGGAAAAGTACCGCTTCATACCCTGCGTGCCGATATTGATTATGGTTTTGCTGAAGCTGATACAACCTACGGCAAAATCGGCGTCAAGGTCTGGATTTACAAAGGAGAAGTTCTTCCGACCAAGAAAGCTGCTCAGGAGGAAGGAGGAAAATAA
- the rplP gene encoding 50S ribosomal protein L16, which translates to MLVPTRVKHRKQFRPSIKGKAYKGNKVTYGEYGLMALEGAWVTNRQIEAARIAMTRYIKRGGQVWINIFPDRPITAKPAETRMGSGKGAPEYWVAVVKPNRVMFELAGVSEEVAREALRLAMHKLPIKCKFVRREEVAEQAGGDANGEE; encoded by the coding sequence ATGCTTGTACCTACCAGAGTAAAACACCGTAAGCAATTTCGTCCCAGTATAAAAGGGAAAGCATACAAAGGGAATAAGGTAACCTATGGGGAATATGGCCTGATGGCGCTGGAAGGGGCCTGGGTCACCAATCGTCAGATTGAAGCGGCCCGTATTGCCATGACCCGTTATATCAAACGTGGCGGTCAAGTGTGGATCAATATTTTTCCGGACAGACCAATCACGGCAAAGCCTGCCGAAACCCGTATGGGTAGCGGTAAAGGGGCGCCCGAATACTGGGTTGCGGTTGTAAAGCCCAACAGAGTAATGTTTGAACTCGCAGGAGTTTCGGAAGAAGTAGCTCGTGAAGCACTTCGTCTTGCTATGCATAAACTCCCGATCAAATGCAAGTTTGTCCGCAGGGAAGAAGTTGCTGAACAGGCTGGAGGTGACGCAAATGGCGAAGAGTAA
- the rpmC gene encoding 50S ribosomal protein L29, with protein MAKSKNLRDMTDEELLKQIDQLKTELFNLRFQLATGQLDNPMRIRDVRKGIARGKTILRERELNRA; from the coding sequence ATGGCGAAGAGTAAGAATTTAAGAGACATGACGGATGAAGAACTCTTAAAGCAAATCGACCAGCTGAAAACCGAACTGTTCAATTTGCGTTTCCAATTAGCGACAGGACAGCTGGATAATCCAATGCGTATCAGAGATGTACGTAAAGGAATCGCCAGAGGAAAGACCATTCTGCGTGAGCGCGAACTTAACCGTGCTTGA
- the rpsQ gene encoding 30S ribosomal protein S17, giving the protein MERTQRKERYGKVVSDKMDKTIVVAVETLESHPKYKKTVKNTKKYKAHDENNEAKIGDIVLIMETRPLSKEKRWRLVNIVEKAVVL; this is encoded by the coding sequence GTGGAAAGAACACAGCGTAAAGAAAGATACGGAAAAGTAGTCAGTGACAAAATGGATAAAACCATTGTTGTAGCGGTCGAAACCTTGGAAAGCCATCCTAAATATAAAAAGACCGTGAAAAACACCAAAAAATATAAAGCTCATGACGAGAACAATGAAGCCAAAATTGGAGACATTGTCTTAATTATGGAAACCAGGCCTTTAAGCAAGGAAAAACGCTGGAGACTGGTCAATATCGTTGAAAAGGCCGTTGTTCTGTAA
- the rplN gene encoding 50S ribosomal protein L14 — MIQAETTLKVGDNTGAKKLLCIRVMGGSKRRYASIGDVIVASVKEATPGGVVKKGDVVKAVVVRTTKEIKRADGSYIRFSENAAVIIRDDKSPRGTRIFGPVARELREKDYMKIVSLAPEVL; from the coding sequence ATGATCCAAGCTGAAACTACACTAAAGGTTGGAGATAACACTGGAGCAAAGAAACTTCTCTGTATCCGGGTGATGGGCGGCTCAAAGCGTCGCTATGCTTCCATTGGCGATGTCATCGTTGCTTCAGTTAAAGAAGCAACACCAGGTGGCGTTGTCAAAAAGGGAGATGTCGTTAAAGCGGTGGTTGTCCGTACAACCAAGGAAATCAAGAGAGCCGATGGTTCTTATATTAGATTCAGTGAAAATGCTGCCGTAATCATCAGGGATGATAAAAGCCCGAGAGGTACCCGTATTTTCGGACCGGTGGCCCGTGAATTAAGAGAAAAAGACTATATGAAAATTGTTTCGTTAGCACCGGAAGTATTGTAA
- the rplX gene encoding 50S ribosomal protein L24 encodes MAAENHKVHVRKGDTVMVITGKDAGKKGKVLQVLPKANRVVVEQVNIVKRHTKPTKALPQGGIVEKEAPINSSNVMLYCTECNSVTRRSMKITEQGKFRVCKKCGHSFVDSTKK; translated from the coding sequence ATGGCCGCCGAGAATCACAAGGTTCATGTCAGAAAAGGCGACACGGTTATGGTCATAACCGGCAAAGATGCCGGTAAAAAAGGTAAAGTATTGCAAGTACTGCCTAAGGCAAACAGGGTAGTTGTCGAACAGGTCAATATCGTAAAGAGACATACCAAACCGACAAAAGCATTGCCTCAAGGTGGGATTGTAGAAAAGGAAGCCCCAATTAATAGCTCCAATGTTATGCTGTACTGCACAGAATGCAATTCAGTAACAAGGCGGAGTATGAAGATAACAGAACAAGGTAAATTCAGAGTCTGCAAAAAATGCGGACATAGCTTTGTGGACAGCACGAAGAAATAA